Proteins from a single region of Mumia flava:
- a CDS encoding peptidoglycan D,D-transpeptidase FtsI family protein: protein MTARVRNRARFCFAVVALLLVLFSVRLIQIQGVDANAYAARALAETSVPSVLHAERGEILDRDGDALATTIDARAIIADPLLTREHATAIAEVLADVVDLDYFDTVDRLRREDTRFVYLARKVPTFTADKAVQRLRAAELPGISTERDPLRSYPGGTLAATVVGLVAEDSGDGTSGLEEAFDDVLAGVDGKAVYETSPDGVRIPLARQTTKEPVPGRDVRTTIDRDLQWYADRRLAKAVRSSDSGWGVAVTVDLKSMEVLQLSQLPTFDAGDRSTVTPGALNNRAVQNVYEPGSVQKVVTMAALADAGLVTPRTKVKVPSDVSLDGFTIGDWWDHGTIRLTAAGVVAQSSNVGTIALSQQMSSEDLHDYLVAFGFGRQTGLGLPSESRGILHDADAWSEAAHATVSFGQGISVTAMQEVAAIATIANGGVWQAPRLVADVEGGGEPADDLEVPESRRVVSAEAASMVTRMMEAVTSDEGVAPQTRVDGYRVAGKTGTAWRVDPETGRYQSGRNTVSFVGFAPADAPRFLTYVVLDDPAGSASGGGTAGPVFHDIMQQALQRYGVAPTGSKAPRTPQEW, encoded by the coding sequence ATGACGGCGCGGGTGCGCAACCGCGCGCGGTTCTGCTTCGCGGTCGTCGCGCTCCTGCTGGTTCTCTTCTCCGTCCGCCTGATCCAGATCCAGGGCGTCGACGCGAACGCGTACGCCGCGAGGGCGCTGGCCGAGACCTCGGTCCCGTCCGTGCTGCACGCCGAGCGTGGCGAGATCCTCGACCGTGACGGCGACGCGCTCGCCACCACGATCGACGCGCGCGCGATCATCGCCGACCCGTTGCTGACCCGTGAGCACGCGACCGCGATCGCCGAGGTCCTGGCGGACGTCGTCGACCTCGACTACTTCGACACCGTCGACCGGCTCCGTCGGGAGGACACACGGTTCGTCTACCTGGCCCGCAAGGTCCCGACCTTCACCGCCGACAAGGCGGTGCAGCGTCTGCGCGCCGCCGAGCTGCCGGGCATCAGCACCGAGCGCGACCCGTTGCGCAGCTACCCGGGCGGGACGCTGGCCGCCACGGTCGTCGGCCTGGTCGCCGAGGACAGCGGCGACGGGACCAGCGGGCTGGAGGAGGCCTTCGACGACGTCCTGGCCGGGGTCGACGGCAAGGCGGTCTACGAGACGTCGCCGGACGGCGTGCGGATCCCGCTCGCGCGCCAGACGACGAAGGAGCCGGTGCCCGGGCGGGACGTGCGGACGACCATCGATCGCGATCTCCAGTGGTACGCGGACCGCCGGCTCGCCAAGGCCGTGCGCAGCAGCGACTCCGGCTGGGGCGTCGCGGTCACGGTGGACCTGAAGTCCATGGAGGTGCTCCAGCTGTCGCAGCTGCCGACCTTCGACGCCGGGGACCGTTCGACGGTCACGCCGGGAGCCTTGAACAACCGGGCCGTGCAGAACGTCTACGAGCCGGGCTCGGTCCAGAAGGTCGTCACCATGGCGGCGCTCGCGGACGCGGGACTGGTGACGCCCCGGACGAAGGTGAAGGTCCCGAGCGACGTGAGCCTGGACGGGTTCACGATCGGCGACTGGTGGGACCACGGCACGATCCGTCTGACCGCGGCCGGGGTGGTGGCCCAGTCGTCGAACGTCGGCACGATCGCGCTGTCGCAGCAGATGAGCAGCGAGGACCTGCACGACTACCTGGTCGCCTTCGGGTTCGGCCGGCAGACGGGGCTGGGTCTGCCGTCGGAGTCGCGGGGGATCCTGCACGACGCGGACGCCTGGTCGGAGGCGGCGCACGCGACGGTCTCGTTCGGACAGGGGATCTCGGTGACCGCGATGCAGGAGGTGGCGGCGATCGCCACGATCGCGAACGGCGGCGTCTGGCAGGCGCCGCGGCTGGTCGCCGACGTCGAAGGGGGCGGTGAGCCGGCGGACGACCTCGAGGTGCCCGAGTCGCGGCGCGTCGTCTCCGCGGAGGCGGCGTCGATGGTCACGAGGATGATGGAGGCCGTCACCTCCGACGAGGGCGTCGCACCGCAGACCCGCGTCGACGGCTACCGCGTCGCGGGGAAGACCGGCACCGCCTGGCGGGTTGATCCCGAGACCGGCCGCTACCAGAGCGGCCGCAACACGGTCTCGTTCGTCGGGTTCGCGCCCGCCGACGCGCCGCGGTTCCTGACGTACGTCGTGCTGGACGACCCTGCGGGGTCGGCCTCGGGCGGCGGGACCGCAGGTCCGGTCTTCCACGACATCATGCAGCAGGCGCTCCAGCGCTACGGCGTGGCACCGACCGGCAGCAAGGCTCCCAGGACTCCGCAGGAGTGGTGA
- the rsmH gene encoding 16S rRNA (cytosine(1402)-N(4))-methyltransferase RsmH codes for MAEPQHVPVMLERTLEVLAPALDHDGAILVDATSGLGGHSEAALRRFGGARVIGIDRDPQALEHATARLAPFGDRARLVQRVYDDLVAVVEEQGLTSVDAVLMDLGVSSMQLDVDERGFSYARTAPLDMRMSQDDPLTAAEVLNTYPPGDLVRILRTYGEEKHATRIVDAVVRRRERTPIATSDELVALVREALPAAAMRTGGNPAKRTFQALRIEVNDELGALRRAVPAALDVVGVGGRVVVMAYHSLEDRIVKQAFSAATTTDAPPGLPVVPDELQPRFASVTRGAEQAGEDEVEDNPRAKPVRLRAVERIREDA; via the coding sequence ATGGCTGAGCCGCAGCACGTGCCGGTCATGCTCGAGCGGACGCTCGAGGTGCTGGCGCCCGCCCTCGACCACGACGGCGCGATCCTGGTCGACGCGACGTCGGGTCTGGGCGGGCACAGCGAGGCGGCGCTTCGCCGCTTCGGCGGTGCGCGGGTGATCGGGATCGACCGTGATCCGCAGGCGCTGGAGCACGCGACGGCACGGCTCGCGCCGTTCGGCGACCGGGCCCGGCTCGTCCAGCGGGTCTACGACGACCTGGTGGCGGTCGTCGAGGAGCAGGGGCTCACGTCGGTCGACGCGGTGCTGATGGATCTCGGGGTCTCGTCGATGCAGCTCGACGTGGACGAGCGCGGGTTCTCCTACGCCCGGACCGCGCCGCTCGACATGCGGATGAGCCAGGACGACCCCCTGACCGCGGCCGAGGTGCTCAACACCTATCCGCCCGGGGACCTCGTGCGGATCCTGAGGACGTACGGCGAGGAGAAGCACGCGACGCGGATCGTCGACGCGGTCGTACGCCGCCGCGAGCGCACGCCGATCGCCACGAGCGACGAGCTCGTCGCCCTGGTGCGCGAGGCGCTGCCCGCCGCCGCGATGAGGACGGGAGGCAACCCCGCCAAGCGGACCTTCCAGGCGCTGCGGATCGAGGTCAACGACGAGCTCGGTGCGCTGCGCCGGGCGGTGCCGGCGGCCCTGGACGTGGTCGGGGTCGGCGGGCGGGTCGTCGTGATGGCCTACCACAGCCTGGAGGACCGGATCGTCAAGCAGGCCTTCTCCGCCGCGACGACCACCGACGCGCCCCCGGGCCTCCCGGTGGTGCCCGACGAGCTCCAGCCACGCTTCGCCTCCGTGACCCGGGGTGCGGAGCAGGCAGGAGAGGACGAGGTCGAGGACAACCCGAGGGCGAAGCCGGTGCGGCTGCGTGCCGTGGAGCGGATCAGGGAGGACGCATGA
- the mraZ gene encoding division/cell wall cluster transcriptional repressor MraZ produces MFVGTYTPRLDDKGRLFLPAKFRERFAEGLVLTKGQERAIYVWTAADFQAFTERIRNTPFTNKATRDFVRVLFAGASDDAPDKQGRITIPPPLREYARLGRDCVVVGAGERVEIWEAQSWADYSEAQEESFAQLSEEVIEGLF; encoded by the coding sequence ATGTTCGTCGGCACGTACACGCCTCGCCTCGACGACAAGGGCCGGCTCTTCCTGCCGGCGAAGTTCCGGGAGCGCTTCGCGGAGGGTCTCGTGCTGACCAAGGGCCAGGAGCGGGCGATCTACGTCTGGACCGCCGCGGACTTCCAGGCCTTCACCGAGCGCATCCGCAACACGCCGTTCACCAACAAGGCGACCCGCGACTTCGTCCGGGTCCTCTTCGCCGGGGCCTCGGACGACGCCCCGGACAAGCAGGGCCGGATCACGATCCCGCCACCGCTGCGGGAGTACGCGCGGCTCGGGCGCGACTGCGTGGTCGTCGGGGCGGGCGAGCGGGTCGAGATCTGGGAGGCCCAGAGCTGGGCCGACTACTCCGAGGCACAGGAGGAGAGCTTCGCTCAGCTCTCGGAGGAGGTGATCGAAGGCCTGTTCTGA
- a CDS encoding AAA family ATPase → MTTSRRDHPAPPEPQRTTEIQQTAHRLVTNIETVVVGKSGAVRTAVIVLLAGGHLLLEDVPGVGKTMLSKALARSIDGTVRRIQFTPDLLPSDVTGTSVWDPQARAFEFHPGAVFGNIVVGDEINRASPKTQSALLECMEERQVTVDTTTHTLEDPFMVVATQNPLEMEGTYALPEAQRDRFTARISLGYPSAEAEAQMLAGHGSLDPISELVPVTDVKEIADLVTTVRGVHVAPAVEQYAVALSAATRTHPRLRLGASPRATLHLVRAARALAVLEGRAYVIPDDVATLAGPVLAHRLLLAADAAVAGTRPDDVVAEVVADVRVPSPGS, encoded by the coding sequence TTGACCACCTCACGACGCGACCACCCAGCGCCCCCGGAGCCGCAGCGCACGACCGAGATCCAGCAGACCGCCCACCGCCTGGTCACCAACATCGAGACGGTGGTCGTCGGCAAGTCCGGCGCGGTCCGCACGGCGGTGATCGTGCTGCTCGCGGGCGGGCACCTGCTGCTCGAGGACGTGCCCGGCGTCGGCAAGACGATGCTGAGCAAGGCGTTGGCACGCTCGATCGACGGCACGGTGCGCCGGATCCAGTTCACCCCGGACCTGCTGCCCAGCGACGTGACCGGGACGTCGGTCTGGGACCCGCAGGCACGCGCGTTCGAGTTCCACCCGGGCGCGGTCTTCGGCAACATCGTGGTCGGCGACGAGATCAACCGCGCCTCCCCCAAGACCCAGTCCGCGCTGCTCGAGTGCATGGAGGAGCGTCAGGTCACGGTGGACACGACGACCCACACCCTCGAGGACCCGTTCATGGTCGTCGCGACCCAGAACCCGCTGGAGATGGAGGGCACCTACGCCCTCCCCGAGGCTCAACGGGACCGCTTCACGGCGCGGATCAGCCTGGGATACCCCTCGGCGGAGGCCGAGGCCCAGATGCTCGCCGGGCACGGGTCGCTCGACCCGATCTCCGAGCTCGTCCCGGTCACCGACGTCAAGGAGATCGCGGACCTGGTCACCACCGTGCGCGGCGTGCACGTCGCTCCCGCCGTCGAGCAGTACGCCGTCGCGCTCAGCGCCGCGACCCGCACGCACCCGCGACTGCGCCTCGGGGCCTCACCCCGCGCGACGCTGCACCTCGTACGGGCCGCGCGGGCGCTCGCGGTGCTGGAAGGACGGGCGTACGTCATCCCCGACGACGTGGCCACCCTGGCCGGCCCCGTGCTCGCCCACCGGCTGCTGCTCGCGGCGGACGCCGCGGTCGCCGGCACCCGGCCCGACGACGTCGTCGCGGAGGTCGTCGCGGACGTGCGCGTCCCGTCCCCGGGGTCGTGA
- a CDS encoding DUF58 domain-containing protein: MRAAVDALTTRGRAFLASGVAVLAAAAVLGLEPLLRIGVLALLWPVLTVLLVLRARTTVRARRTLAPARVSAGDLIDVRLVLDGTGRGAGGTTGVTERIPDAIGSDRRFRIRGGRRRWTCTIDYHLRPRRRGVYQIGPTSIRVTDPFGFLAFSRTFRSTSPLVVTPVVHPLGTPHTSGSGSDEGEHRIRLAAAGRSDDATVREYRRGDDLRRIHWRSTARAGELMVRREEEGRDSDLVVYLDTRRAAHTLGDDGSFEWAVSAAASVVSHVAARGWDVRLVTDATRSHDAAPETLSLILDELAAVRPSVHRDPVPIDPALVAGRGAALAIVSATDADILDRLHTVTHGARDRLAFVLDPAAWRVPSGPTASAADVVESARAGGWASVVVGPRTTVSEAWRSARVGALTREQR; encoded by the coding sequence ATGCGCGCCGCCGTCGACGCCCTCACCACACGCGGGCGGGCGTTCCTGGCGAGCGGTGTCGCCGTGCTGGCCGCGGCGGCGGTCCTCGGGCTCGAGCCGCTGCTGCGGATCGGCGTGCTCGCCCTGCTCTGGCCGGTCCTCACGGTCCTGCTGGTGCTCCGCGCACGCACCACCGTACGAGCCCGGCGCACGCTCGCGCCGGCACGCGTGAGCGCCGGCGACCTGATCGACGTCCGGCTCGTGCTCGACGGCACGGGACGGGGCGCGGGCGGCACCACCGGGGTGACCGAGCGGATCCCCGACGCGATCGGGAGCGACCGTCGGTTCCGGATCCGCGGCGGGCGACGCCGCTGGACCTGCACCATCGACTACCACCTGCGTCCCCGGCGCCGCGGCGTCTACCAGATCGGCCCGACGTCGATCCGGGTCACCGACCCGTTCGGCTTCCTCGCGTTCTCGAGGACCTTCCGCAGCACCTCCCCCCTCGTCGTCACCCCGGTCGTGCACCCCCTCGGGACGCCGCACACCTCGGGCTCGGGCAGCGACGAGGGCGAGCACCGGATCCGGCTGGCCGCGGCGGGCCGCTCCGACGACGCGACCGTGCGCGAGTACCGCCGTGGCGACGACCTGCGCAGGATCCACTGGCGCTCGACCGCCCGCGCGGGCGAGCTGATGGTGCGGCGGGAGGAGGAGGGCCGCGACTCCGACCTGGTCGTCTATCTCGACACCCGGCGCGCGGCGCACACGCTCGGCGACGACGGCAGCTTCGAGTGGGCGGTCTCCGCCGCGGCCTCGGTGGTCAGCCACGTCGCGGCCCGCGGATGGGACGTACGCCTGGTGACCGACGCGACGCGCTCCCACGATGCCGCCCCCGAGACCCTGTCGCTCATCCTCGACGAGCTCGCGGCGGTCCGGCCGTCGGTCCACCGTGACCCCGTGCCGATCGATCCCGCGCTCGTCGCCGGGCGCGGTGCTGCGCTCGCGATCGTCTCCGCGACGGACGCCGACATCCTCGACCGGCTGCACACCGTGACCCACGGGGCCCGCGACCGGCTGGCCTTCGTGCTCGACCCGGCGGCGTGGCGGGTTCCGTCCGGCCCGACCGCGTCGGCCGCGGACGTGGTCGAGTCCGCACGCGCCGGCGGGTGGGCGTCGGTCGTGGTCGGGCCGCGCACGACCGTGTCGGAGGCCTGGCGGTCGGCTCGGGTCGGCGCCCTGACCCGGGAGCAGCGATGA
- a CDS encoding transglutaminaseTgpA domain-containing protein translates to MSTERLARAAWVGLWVWASGLASAIVLAPLLADDLFVGRAATFAGFVVALGVLARGVGLGDGTAVLAEAAGAVACVTYALTPGTGILGVIPTPATLAQIGEILSGAGTHAQQYAPPVPPSPDLDAMLIGAVLALTLLTDAVAVWLGQAVLLGLVWIALYVTPATLVGDDLGIAGFVVSAIAFGGLVVATGPGARRRATSLAELDDDPPTPAGHQATAAAVTAVAIVGAVALAPVLPAATANLLSGTGGSGSGPGSGLTNPVLDMRRNLQEQSNSRMVTVTALDSAPRPRYVRLASLPSLEPDGWTLGDRVGASQPVSDGIPAAPGRDDELEAERARYTATVDPAFATRWLPHLYAPVSVSVGEAEDVQVDRRMLDISRLPDTGTFAGDTYQFASDLSSPTSTQLRLAPSSAITMSAYTRLPEDTPGVVTDRALEVVGNLQDPFDQALALQGWLREDGGFVYDVQSAPGSGMETMEAFLTDERVGYCEQFASAMAMMARALRIPARVAIGFLSGEQGSTDDSWIFRGTDMHAWPELYFAGIGWVGFEPTPGGSGYSPPSFEGGQGGDSSSDESGDAAQQPDEAEATTAPGQVSDSGAAPDGTAADGRRSYALLGLAALALVLLLVAPASIRVLRRRRRTQTRGAGPRAEAAWAEIADTAEDLGLGWDDGLSARAASAPLRARLSSAPDASAALTRIVTELERARYAAEAGDGTPWEDVVVVRDALIAGVDRRRRVRATVMPRSVLRTRSRDRGGDDEHSEVLSLQE, encoded by the coding sequence ATGAGCACGGAGCGGCTGGCGCGCGCTGCCTGGGTGGGCCTGTGGGTGTGGGCGAGCGGACTCGCCTCCGCGATCGTGCTCGCACCGCTGCTGGCCGACGACCTCTTCGTGGGCCGGGCGGCGACGTTCGCCGGGTTCGTCGTCGCTCTCGGCGTGCTCGCGCGCGGCGTCGGCCTCGGCGACGGGACCGCGGTCCTCGCCGAGGCCGCCGGCGCGGTCGCGTGCGTCACCTACGCGCTCACCCCCGGGACGGGCATCCTGGGGGTGATCCCGACCCCGGCCACGTTGGCGCAGATCGGAGAGATCCTCAGCGGAGCGGGCACGCACGCTCAGCAGTACGCCCCGCCGGTGCCTCCCAGCCCCGACCTCGACGCGATGCTGATCGGCGCGGTGCTCGCGCTCACGCTGCTCACCGACGCGGTCGCGGTCTGGCTCGGGCAGGCCGTGCTGCTGGGGCTGGTCTGGATCGCGCTCTACGTCACGCCGGCCACGCTCGTCGGCGACGACCTGGGCATCGCGGGGTTCGTGGTGTCCGCGATCGCGTTCGGCGGCCTGGTGGTCGCGACCGGACCGGGCGCCCGCAGACGCGCCACGTCGCTCGCCGAGCTCGACGACGACCCGCCGACGCCCGCCGGTCACCAGGCGACCGCGGCCGCCGTGACCGCCGTCGCGATCGTGGGCGCCGTCGCGCTCGCTCCTGTGCTGCCGGCCGCCACGGCCAACCTGCTGTCCGGTACGGGCGGCTCCGGTTCGGGACCGGGCTCCGGCCTGACGAACCCGGTGCTGGACATGCGCCGCAACCTCCAGGAGCAGTCGAACAGCCGGATGGTCACGGTCACCGCACTCGACTCCGCCCCGCGGCCGCGCTACGTGCGGCTGGCCTCGCTGCCCTCGCTCGAACCCGACGGCTGGACGCTCGGTGACCGCGTCGGCGCGTCCCAGCCGGTCAGCGACGGCATCCCCGCGGCGCCGGGCCGCGACGACGAGCTCGAGGCCGAGCGCGCGCGCTACACCGCGACCGTGGACCCCGCGTTCGCCACCCGGTGGCTCCCCCACCTGTACGCGCCGGTCTCGGTCTCCGTCGGGGAGGCCGAGGACGTCCAGGTCGACCGCCGGATGCTCGACATCAGTCGTCTCCCCGACACGGGGACGTTCGCCGGGGACACCTACCAGTTCGCCTCGGACCTCTCGTCGCCCACGTCGACCCAGCTGCGGCTCGCGCCGTCCTCAGCCATCACGATGTCGGCCTACACCCGCCTCCCCGAGGACACCCCCGGCGTCGTCACCGACCGGGCGCTGGAGGTGGTCGGCAACCTGCAGGACCCGTTCGACCAGGCGCTCGCGCTGCAGGGGTGGCTCCGCGAGGACGGCGGGTTCGTCTACGACGTCCAGAGCGCCCCGGGGTCGGGGATGGAGACCATGGAGGCGTTCCTGACCGACGAGCGCGTCGGCTACTGCGAGCAGTTCGCGTCGGCGATGGCGATGATGGCGCGTGCGCTGCGGATCCCGGCCCGCGTCGCGATCGGCTTCCTGAGCGGTGAGCAGGGATCGACGGACGACAGCTGGATCTTCCGTGGCACCGACATGCACGCGTGGCCGGAGCTGTACTTCGCCGGCATCGGGTGGGTCGGCTTCGAGCCGACGCCGGGCGGCAGCGGGTACAGCCCGCCGTCGTTCGAGGGCGGTCAGGGTGGCGACTCGTCGTCGGACGAGTCCGGGGACGCCGCACAGCAGCCCGACGAGGCCGAGGCGACCACGGCCCCCGGTCAGGTCTCCGACTCGGGTGCCGCACCGGACGGGACGGCGGCGGACGGGCGGCGCTCGTACGCGCTCCTCGGCCTCGCCGCTCTGGCGCTCGTCCTCCTGCTCGTCGCGCCGGCCTCGATCCGGGTGCTCCGCCGACGGCGGCGCACGCAGACGCGGGGCGCGGGCCCCCGGGCAGAGGCGGCGTGGGCGGAGATCGCCGACACGGCGGAGGATCTCGGCCTCGGCTGGGACGACGGCCTCTCGGCGCGCGCAGCCTCGGCGCCCCTGCGCGCCCGGCTCTCGTCCGCGCCCGACGCCTCAGCCGCTCTGACCCGCATCGTCACCGAGCTCGAACGTGCCCGCTACGCGGCGGAGGCCGGCGACGGGACGCCCTGGGAGGACGTCGTGGTCGTGCGGGACGCGCTGATCGCGGGAGTCGACCGCCGGCGTCGCGTCCGCGCGACCGTGATGCCGCGCTCGGTGCTGCGGACCCGGAGCCGCGACCGTGGGGGCGACGACGAGCACTCCGAGGTGCTGAGCCTGCAGGAGTAG
- a CDS encoding DUF3040 domain-containing protein: MLEQLEQALAAEDPRLASTLRGSRLRARARRIVVLASVGFVLGVGLLMAGVITTSTVLGVVGFVLMVAGAYFFLTAWRSRGTDEDEQTAQPPTRGGASGQARPSSNDSFMNRMEERWRRRRDSDGR; encoded by the coding sequence ATGCTCGAGCAGCTCGAGCAGGCGCTCGCTGCCGAGGATCCCCGCCTGGCATCGACGCTGCGTGGGTCGCGTCTGCGTGCCCGCGCCCGAAGGATCGTGGTCCTCGCCTCGGTCGGGTTCGTGCTCGGTGTCGGCCTCCTCATGGCCGGCGTGATCACGACGTCCACCGTGCTGGGCGTCGTCGGCTTCGTGCTGATGGTGGCCGGCGCCTACTTCTTCCTCACCGCGTGGCGCTCGCGCGGCACCGACGAGGACGAGCAGACGGCCCAGCCGCCGACGCGCGGCGGCGCGAGCGGCCAGGCACGTCCGAGCAGCAACGACTCCTTCATGAACCGCATGGAGGAGCGCTGGCGTCGTCGGCGCGACTCCGACGGTCGCTGA
- a CDS encoding L,D-transpeptidase family protein, which produces MIRSCALASALVVAASVVVVAPPASAASAAEVVSSAPATVASAAPAGPAVSASGADSARAAAEVARRKNLRRFARTITRPGQRDASPTSIKHVRELQYRLRWAGAYGGRVSGYYGKSTKKAVKRFQKRVGLRRTGKANPRTWAKLIPKTTRARKKIPKACKRKGWVACYDRKRHQVTLWRSGRMWNAWLVRGGSASTPTRTGRFSVFLRSRHHVSSLFESKMPYAQFFSGGQAFHASYLMMDPFDGHSHGCVNMSIPDARQLWNLTASDPMRVVVYGAWD; this is translated from the coding sequence ATGATCAGGTCCTGTGCGCTCGCGAGCGCCCTCGTCGTCGCCGCCTCGGTGGTCGTGGTGGCGCCGCCGGCCTCGGCGGCGTCGGCGGCGGAGGTCGTGTCGTCCGCGCCCGCGACGGTGGCCTCGGCGGCCCCGGCCGGTCCGGCCGTGTCCGCCTCGGGCGCCGACTCCGCGCGTGCCGCCGCCGAGGTCGCCCGGCGCAAGAATCTGCGCCGCTTCGCCCGGACGATCACCCGTCCCGGGCAGCGAGACGCCTCGCCGACGTCGATCAAGCACGTCCGCGAGCTGCAGTACCGCCTGCGCTGGGCGGGGGCGTACGGCGGCCGGGTCAGCGGCTACTACGGGAAGTCGACGAAGAAGGCCGTCAAGCGGTTCCAGAAGCGCGTCGGTCTGCGGCGGACCGGCAAGGCCAACCCGCGGACGTGGGCCAAGCTGATCCCGAAGACGACCCGGGCACGCAAGAAGATCCCGAAGGCCTGCAAGCGCAAGGGCTGGGTCGCCTGCTACGACCGCAAGCGCCACCAGGTCACGCTCTGGCGCAGCGGCCGGATGTGGAACGCGTGGCTCGTCCGCGGCGGATCGGCCTCGACGCCGACCCGCACGGGCCGGTTCTCGGTGTTCCTGCGCAGCCGCCACCACGTCAGCTCGCTGTTCGAGTCCAAGATGCCGTACGCGCAGTTCTTCTCCGGGGGCCAGGCGTTCCACGCGTCGTACCTGATGATGGACCCGTTCGACGGACACAGCCACGGGTGCGTCAACATGTCGATCCCCGACGCCCGCCAGCTGTGGAACCTGACCGCGTCGGACCCGATGCGGGTCGTCGTCTACGGGGCCTGGGACTGA
- a CDS encoding class I SAM-dependent methyltransferase codes for MQETATEVHEVVTDAVARLGGGPARPLRVVDVGGGTGGQAVALAEQGHAVVVVDPSADALATLGRRARSAGVEVETVQARATEMVGVVGPDADLVLCHGLLEVVDDVEQTLASLHQVLRPQGLLSVVVAGRPAAVLARLRAGDVEGATAVLAGDGRSGPRRFDAAELTGLVRGAGFRLEQLDGLRIAAALLPADPDGAVGRRTVTAFERAAAADETLRVLGSSLHALASRPDAAQSQAP; via the coding sequence GTGCAGGAGACAGCCACAGAGGTCCACGAGGTCGTCACGGACGCCGTCGCCCGGCTCGGGGGAGGCCCCGCCCGGCCGCTGCGGGTGGTCGACGTCGGAGGAGGCACCGGCGGTCAGGCCGTCGCCCTGGCCGAGCAGGGTCACGCCGTCGTGGTCGTCGACCCGAGCGCGGACGCGCTCGCGACCCTCGGCCGGCGGGCGAGGTCGGCCGGCGTCGAGGTCGAGACCGTCCAGGCGCGCGCGACGGAGATGGTCGGCGTGGTCGGCCCGGACGCGGATCTCGTGCTGTGCCACGGTCTGCTCGAGGTCGTCGACGATGTCGAGCAGACCCTCGCGTCCCTCCATCAGGTCCTGCGGCCCCAGGGTCTGCTCAGCGTGGTCGTCGCCGGTCGTCCGGCGGCGGTGCTCGCCCGGCTGCGGGCCGGCGACGTCGAGGGCGCGACCGCGGTGCTGGCAGGCGACGGCCGGTCGGGTCCGCGCCGCTTCGACGCTGCCGAGCTGACCGGGCTCGTGCGGGGCGCCGGCTTCCGGCTCGAGCAGCTGGACGGCCTGCGGATCGCGGCCGCGCTGCTGCCGGCCGACCCCGACGGTGCCGTCGGCCGGCGCACGGTGACCGCGTTCGAGCGCGCGGCCGCGGCCGACGAGACGCTGCGCGTGCTGGGCTCGAGCCTGCACGCGCTGGCGTCACGTCCGGACGCGGCTCAGTCCCAGGCCCCGTAG
- a CDS encoding YbaK/EbsC family protein → MPPRVRRVVDVLAAHGQDSDVRFLPESVRTAAAAADALDVEVGAIANSLVFDAGGSPVLVLTSGAHRVDVAALAAAWDLPPLRRASPDFVRDHTGQPIGGVAPVGHPEALRTYVDVALADHDVVWAAAGHPQSVFATSFDGLVRLTGGTPTIVTGA, encoded by the coding sequence ATGCCTCCCCGGGTCCGCCGGGTCGTCGACGTCCTCGCGGCGCACGGCCAGGACTCCGACGTCCGGTTCCTGCCCGAGTCCGTCCGGACCGCGGCCGCGGCGGCCGACGCGCTCGACGTCGAGGTCGGCGCGATCGCCAACAGCCTCGTCTTCGACGCCGGCGGCTCCCCGGTCCTGGTGCTGACCTCGGGAGCCCACCGGGTCGACGTGGCCGCGCTCGCTGCTGCGTGGGACCTTCCGCCGCTGCGCCGCGCGAGCCCGGACTTCGTCCGCGACCACACCGGACAGCCGATCGGCGGGGTCGCGCCGGTCGGGCACCCGGAGGCCCTGCGGACCTACGTCGACGTCGCGCTGGCCGACCACGACGTGGTCTGGGCGGCGGCGGGACATCCGCAGAGCGTCTTCGCGACCAGCTTCGACGGGCTGGTGCGGCTCACGGGCGGGACGCCCACGATCGTCACCGGCGCCTGA